The Apium graveolens cultivar Ventura chromosome 3, ASM990537v1, whole genome shotgun sequence sequence TTATGGGTTGTATATGATCAATTTTAAATAGTAAAATTATggatatttaaattatatatatatataataatttatacCATCCCAAACATAATTTTAACTTTTCCCttttgtttttaatttgatttttcccgtcaaatgataatttttttaaaatccgtCTTCACTATACTTTTCTCCATCTCTCAACGATCAATTTGCATATCATATGTGTTATATTtagaattaattttaaaaaaaatattatttagtttttagtttctattttacTATTTATTTCTATTAGAGtagccatatatatatatatatatatatatatatatagagaaagagagagagatagagagagagtaAAATGCAATTTGTGTACCTGAACTTTATAAATGGTGCAAGATGTCTACCTGATTTTTCATAATAGCAAGATGTGTACTGGATTTAGGAGAGAGGTGCAGAATGTGTGCTTCTATTATGTGCAGTGTTAGGGATGTTAAGCATTGATGCAAAGGGGGCAAAATTGAGCGGCTTATATGCAAAAAACTTGAGCAACGGATATAAATGAATGCATAAAAACACAACCAATAGACATAACAGCTGAAAACTTAACCAAATTGAAAAGCTTAACAGTAGAATTAAAATGTCTGAATTTTGTACTTGTGGACAGTTGGTGGTTATAAGGACGACATGGACTAATAATAATGTTGGAAGGAGGTTTGTGAGCTGTGTTGAAGGTCGACTTGGATGCAACTATTTTAGATGGATTGAACAACCTATTTGTGAGTGTGACAGATCCATGATATGTAGGTTGCTAGGAAGAATTAATGGTCTTGAAGTAGAAATTGAGAGAATTTTAAAAGGGTGTTGCAATGAAGAAGCATGATTCTTCAAGGTGTCTGACTTGGTTGTATGTTGTTATTGTGTTTTGTGTTGGGTTTGTTTGTAAATAGAACAAGTAGTTTCAACTGTAATGAGAAGCATTGTGTATGATCCTTGTAATCTTAGGAGTTGAATTATGTAATCTAAATTTAATGTTGTACTAATTTATTATCTTTATGTGTAATTTCTGATGCTATCAATGTATGATGTTTAACAGTTTTAGCACTTATTGTTCTTGTTCTTCATTATATGATTTATGTAACTGATTAAAAATCAAGCACACCACATAAAAATGGCCATTTATTAGGTAGCCTTTGATAAGATGAAATATGGCCAAAATACAGAATAACCTAGTGTACAAACTAGGCTTTCAAACCATCTTGTCAGCAACCAAGAGTGGGAACATATAGGATGGTGGAGCACTGAGCTCCACAAGGCCACCATCATCAGAGATGGCACTATTAGCAAGAGCATTTTTTGCAATGTTTGTAGAGGATGCAATGTGAACAAGGTCACAGAGCTCCCATTCCTCTGACACGGGGTTCCTGATCATGCACACCAACTCAAACATGTCAAAAGTGGGATTAGCATTAAATATCAAAGCCACGGTCTCCTGAGAGTCACACTCCACAATCATAGACTTCTCTTCATTCTCCCAAGCCATATTGAGACCATAAAAAATGCTCCAAAGAGCTGCTGTGATCGACACAACCAAACCAATCATGCTttttgttgtgcatatgttgtgtacttgatgatttcataaacaaaacatctaagtggattttacttagtgaaataatgtagcactcgacggataagaattatagtcccgacggataactcattatagtcccgacggatgttaacttattatccatcgagtgagtagcttatgtaatgataagtctgtagcacagttctgtatacatctttgtataaattctgtagtagcctataagtcatgttgactttaactagatatgcagaataggttgattaattgtatataaatgatgtcttataattctgcataagtgaaatgaagtcaagtgccaaaatagctaccgacagatgattaacaaagccatcgacggatgatcaaatgactatcaacggatatttaatatagcaatcgacggatgatcaatgaagccatcaacggatgttcagaaagtcgatggatgatcatatatccaacggatgttcatagaatctaacggatgatcatgtaaagaattcaaacagcagttgaacagtgaaagctgagcacagccgtcgagatgtatacaaatctactgtggaagcctattaactgggtaatagaagatgaaaagcagcaaagcttaagaatgatagtttttatatttattcagtctttttgactttgtaatcttggtaatatataaaccaagaacgtagcaaatagaaacaagttgagaaacacaaatagagaaatctttgtaagcagaatcatcagcatttccctgtattctcagcaattcaatttgtaagcagctgtgagcattcctgcacacagagtcctctcgatatataatatatatctttggtgaaattgtttaaatccaccagaaagtttttaaagactcttgtttttaattacttatgttttgatttaattaagtttctattccgcattgtgctaatcaaaacattatatttatattcgagttgaacatttttattttgagaaaaagtttcaagaattccattcaacccccttctgtaattcttgctatattgttgagggactaacaattggtatcagagcaagctcttaatctacgaagagtttaaagatcaaaacaattcagcaagatgaacaagaaagacgttggagtcaagattccttttcttgataaagataattaccatcattggaaggtaaagatgcatcttcatatgctttctcaagatgaggcctatgtggactgcatagaaagaggtcctcatgttctaatgagagctgcaacaggaaacgagccatctgttcccaaaccaaggcatgaatggtctgatcctgacattgaacaagtcatgaaggataaaaaggccatgaacattctgttcaatggagttgatgcagacatgtttgacaacattataaactgcaaaactgccaaggaagtctgggatactatacatataatctgtgatggcactgagcaagttagagaaaataaaatgcagctcctgattcaacaatatgaatattttcacaatgaagaaagtgagtcactcactgacatttttagtagattccaaaaactactaaatgctcttaagttgcatggaagagtctatcagactaaagactctaatctgaaattccttagatctcttccaaaggaatggaaaccaatgacagtctcattgagaaactcacaagattgtaaagagtttactttggagagactgtatggcatcctgaagacctatgagcttgagatagagtaggatgaaaggatggagagaggaaagaagaaatgaggatccattgcactagttgctgatctggaaaaggagaagaaaatgcagatggaagctgtagaatcaacttcaaaggacAGTGAGAGTAAGGGCAGGGGTCTtgcagcagaaagtgaagattcattgagccaagatgacaaggaggacattgatgagcacctagcatttctttccaggagatttgccaagctcaagttcaaaaagaactttggagcagccaagccaaatggaaacatggtggataagtcaaaatttaaatgtttcaaatgtggcttagcagggcattttgcaaatgagtgtagaaagtcagattccagtaagaaaatgtttgagtctgtggattataagcaaaaatactttgatctactcaaacaaaaggaaagggctttcattacacaagagaatgactgggcagcagatggtttggatgaagatgaagatgtcagctatgtcaatctagccctgatggccaagtctgatgaaacagagacaagttcttcaagcaatcaggtaatcactacaaaccttgcacatttatctaaagctgagtgtaatgatgccataaataacatgtctatagaattgtatcatttgcgtgttacacttaagtctcttactaaagaaaatgctaaaattaaagaaaataacttgtttttaagtgagaggaataatgtgcttgagtctcagtttgttgattttgagaaactaaggattgagtgtaagattgccaaggaggaattaactgagtccttgaaaaaggaagagattttaaagaagcagctcgagcctgaacaagaggtgattaaagcaaggaaaacatccagggatgtccatgctcaaatcaccaaagttcaaggaattgagtctttttgtgatgaagcctggaaaaagaataaagagaaactagaacccaatttggtagatggtttgctgacagatgtagactcgacggatgatgaggactatccgtcggataaaaaaagtgttatccgtcgaaagatgaaaatcctcatccgtcggctgtgagcaagcccattaacAAAGCCAAAataatcaagctaaatgagaagtatgggcctgtttccaagaattttgtttcaggagagtcaagcgAAGTTAAAAAAGGGagaaaggctaatgttggtcacatgactgtcaaaagttgagtgacagacttgagaaaattgaggtaaaaatagagactaaaaggaaaaacaataggaatggtaaagtagggattaacaaacacaataactacacacctgataaatatgctcctagaaaaatctgtgtcaagtgtggcagtgtaaatcatctgtctgttaattgcaaatctgccatgcctactcccatgtttgttcagtctcaatttcctaacataaatgccatgcctcccatgcctgttaatgctatgcctacacagaatatgaatgcatagtttgctaATATACCATTTACACCTAATttatattatgctgcatacagtatgcctcaaatgccatttaacatgccttactggaataacatgtttacaccaagcatgccatttcctgttagccataatatgcatgataattctgttgcattaaatgatttcaaaggcccaacccaaatgactaaggaagaatctgaaattcctaagtcaaatgagttaagacctaagaaacagaagaaaaaagctaacaaggcaggacccaaggatacttgggtaccaaaataaacttgatttgattttgatgtgtgcagggaaacataaagaatctttggtacttggatagttgttgttcaagacacatgactggtgactctaccctgctcacagagtttaaggagagagctggcccaagtattacttttggagatgacaacaagggttatactgtgggatatggcttgatttcaaaggacaatgtcatcataaaggaggttgccttagtggatggtcttaaacacaatctgttaagtatcagccagcattgtgacaaaggcaactcagtaaccttcaacaaagaagcctgtgttgtgactaataatcaaagcaaaaagtggttctcactggtgtgagaagaggaaatgtgtacctagctgatttcaactcaactaaagctgaatctgtaacttgttttttcattaaagcaagtcaagatgaaagttggctatgtacaagaagctatcccatttaaacttcaagaccatgaatgagctggtaaagaaagaactagtaagaggcattcctctagtggagtttttaaaggatggactgtgtgatgcctgccaaaaggggaagcagattaaagcatcattcatgaagaaacttgattcagcaattgaagagcctttgcaactgcttcacatggatttgtttggaccagtcaatgtattgtcaatttcaaggaaaagattttgcctagtaattgtagatgatttctcaaagttctcttggacatatttcctaaagtctaaagatgaagctagtgaaatcatcatcaatcacataaggcaagttaacaatcatcctgatttcaaagttagaagaatcaggagtgacaatggaactgagttcaagaactatgtcatgagagcattttgtgaagaaaatgggatcttgcatgagtttttagcagcaaggactccacaatagaattgagtagtggaaagaaagaacatatcacttattgaagctgcaaggacaatgcttgaagaatctaaacttccaacatatttctgggctaaagctgtaaatactgcatgctacactcagaacatttctcggattaatcaagcaagatacatgactccctatcaattgttcaagaacaagaagccaactctaaactttcttcatgtctttggctgtaaatgctatatcctgagaaatcaaactgatctaaatgggaagtttgatgctaaagcagatgaaggaatttttgttggatatgctgttggtaaagcatatagagtctacaatctaagaaccaacattgttgtggaatctatacatgttgtgtttgatgataaaaagattgaaggactggaagatggagataaccatgagagcctcaaattcgacaatgttgagatggttagtgatgaaagtgatgatgacagtgatcaagaaacagggtctaaggataatgcagacaaatctaccaccaatgaagcacaaaactcaacatccgtcgagttgcataatgcttcatccgtcggaaggcaatctgtgttatccgtcggaagacaacctgcctcatccgtcgataatcaaaattcaccatccgtcgggttatcaaaaggagcaggaggtctAGACAAatcacctacagaaaattctcccttctcaaatcaaagatccatatactcagggggagtttctagcaatcaaaactcaatcacacatcaagaaaatcatgaggcctcttcatctagagctaatctacctcagcaaaggaaatggacaaaagatcacccctttgagcttatcattggtgatgtgtgttctagagttcaaacaaaaagagcaactcaggaagaatgtctatacaacagctttctatcaaaggaagaaccaaagaaggtagaagaagctttgttggatcctgaatggattttagctatgcaggaggagctaaaccaatttgaaacgaataaagtatggaagctggtacccaagcctaaaggaaagaatctaatagacaccaagtgggtattcagaaacaagatggatgaaaatggcatagtaatcaggaataaagctagattggttgctaagggttattgtcagcaagaaggaatagattttgatgaaacatttactcctgttgcaagacttgaagccatcagaatcttcttagcctatgcagcccatgccaatttcaaggtctatcaaatggatgtcaaaagtgcctttctgaatggagatttggaggaagaagtatatgtcagtcaaccttctggttttgaggatccaaattttccagaatatgtctattatcttctgaaagcactttatggactgaagcaagcacctagagcctggtatgacactttatcaaagtttcttttggaaaatcacttcacaagaggtactgaagataaaactttatttttcagaaatgttaatggctctagcatacttgttcaaatttatgtagatgatattatttttggctctacagatgagaaactttgtaaaaagttttccaaattgatgcaaagtaagtatgaaatgagtatgatgggagaactgacttactttcttggtttacaagttaagcaagttagtgatggaatattcattagtcaaactaaatatatttttgatcttttaaagaagtttgacctaatggattgcacatctgcaaaaactctcatggccactgcaactaagcttgaattaaacactactgaaaagtctttggatatttcaagttatagaggcatggttggctctcttctgtacttaacaactagtaggccatatataatgtttgctacatgtttgtgtgctagatttcaggctgatcctagagaatctcacttgatagctattaagagaattttcagatatctcaagggaacaccaaaacttggcatttggtaccctagagattctggttttgatctaactggttattcagatacagattatgcaggttgtagaattgacagaaagagcacaacaggaacctgtcaatttttaggaaacaagcttgtgtcctggtttagtaaaaagtaaaattcaatttctacttctacagctgaagctgaatatattgctgctggcagttgctgtgcacagattttatggatgaaaaatcaattgctagactatggtttgcaagttgaaaggattcctattttctgtgataacacaagtgcaatttccatcactgaaaatccagtgcaacattcaaggacaaagcacatagacatcaagtaccatttcataagggaacatgtgatgaatggtactctggaattacattttgttccaagtgagaagcaacttgcagatatcattaccaagccactggatgaatccaccttttcaaggttggtaagtgagttaggtatgcttaattacgcttaaatttatctgagttattttgcaagttgtaatgtagctagaaatttagttgatttttaagtcttggatgagattttggctaagtcaaaatttgcatctcgacagatgacccttatccatcgagtttagtcatccgtcgatatattacttgctaataaaagtcaattacttttctggaatactttatgactcgacggatatcagtttatcctcatctgtcgaattgtctaaatcacagccgttaattccctgaacattatccatcgagtatacttatagtttgtaagcattacacgacggataatgggtggaatttttacagtttatttttaaacggctatttttaGGCAATtcctattggttaatttacttttctttattatttttttcagttatttttgagatagtataaaagcttatttcattcaaattattttcttttatcattctcgaATTCAgctgcttttatttcattctctctcaagcaaatcttctctttctctcttcaagctttcattctctaacaatggcacctgtagtaaagattatgtctcaaactgggttcatctatgagaataacaacttcactgctttgttcaataagggtattcagcaatcagaggactaccataaaatgatggactttgtgaagaactgcaagctaaattacgccatgctggaatcacccacaatcttctgtgaagttgttgaagacatgtggaccactgcaatctacaactctactgacaagaccatcactctaaccatcaaaggtaatgaattctgtatcaatagtgatgtgataaaagcatgtttcaaaattcctgataataatgtgacttcaccacacactgacattgatattatcaatatgcttaattccatgcattatgcacttcctacttctaaactgagtgatattagaagaatgggtcttaggaaggagtggagtttcatgtgtgatgtagttactaaggttttctctggaaaagtcagtaattttgattctgtaaacatttccatgcttaacatgctatacatgctagtcacagataaattttacaatttcagtgaccttgtcttaattgagttaggttttaaactaggtgagttagctaaaagaggaaagaatgtatattatgctagatttttcatgttattggctaaccatctatgtcaagaaattgtgcttgagaacccaaacaacaaactggcttgttgggttcaagagagaagactcattgcagacttgaacagagccaaccatcatagggatgtgccaatgttctattttcctgtaatgcagacacctcaggtaagtgaggtaagttcatccattcctctaactattccaacctcctctatttctttgagttcaggagtagctatggcaactgtgacaatgaccaaacagttgcgtatcaaagctgccaaaacaactgcaatttctaaatccaaatcaaagaaaacccccatctggtatctctcaaaaggtaccagttgaaaaatccaccaaagccaaagaggggagtgtgaaggagggtaagctaggtgagggaaggggtgaacatcaaagaaaccctaagaataaggttggagagttgagtgaatcccagcctagccacactgcagtttcctaacaaactgcagtgcttaaaaaggataaaagctcacttctagctacatcctcccaaaaggatgcagttattgaacatagctctcagccaagagcacaggccaaaagggtaagggacacaagctcaccccaaacttacacaagaaagaagaaatctaaaacctctggggatgcatagggaacacacacagtgcaaactggtgctaaagacacagtccctgtactctctcaaattcagtttgatgtggctccaataaatgtggagtcacggccaaaatctctaataatagaagcatctgaaacaccctactcaccaacaaactctctggaagtggatatgataaacacttcaattcctgattccccttctttaactctgttggggaagccaaaatctagtgcaagtgagcatcatcttttagatgatttgttggctcacttgccaattctttcagattctattgtgacatttgtgccctaaatatcttcaatcaacacagagtcaacaatagtctctcttcccacctcatttatttctactctctcgatggatattgttcatccgtcgagtagtgattgtatcctgacggataagcttaacagcagttatccgtcggataacattaccactcactcgacggatatcacttatccgtcgagtatctctgcacaacttcaaacttcaattatttcaagtgcagaagatttagtggttgtatagtcactcttaggactgagagaggagagtgtattgagtgagaggctgggttgctcccaggcaaaaggagaggaaaagaatgaaaatcagcaatccatttatttaggattggcaaaagtgagtgagaggagtcccaccttagtaggtgaaggtaagggtgtgagggtggggagccagggtgagaccctgatgcaacaaaagagagattttgagagaaaagcaggtataggagaaataagggtggatccagccattgctagtgagtcaatgattgtggatgatgctgaaaagggaagacaattccaacaacattacaaagctgtaattgataacatttccttggatgctgacacttttactcatcctgtgtcagcctatcaattgttggctgctcagggcaatgtggaggcagaacaaactttgaacttagtacacacctcagaatctcttcaaagagataaagctgttgtcaataggatgccctctcaagctggtgagccatctgaagaatttaaagtaaattctaatgatgatgactctatttctttggatggaagcatgaacttagggggagatgaaggcctaagttctgtttcagatttacctgaatgggcatggacaaaggaatctacaccaggacaatttggtgtatctttggttaagcaagtgatggctattcaaaaggcccttcaggaaacttcagatgctggtaccaaggctattcttcaagctcacctagactctctacatctcatgaagatccagcagttaagacagaatctgagtgtgg is a genomic window containing:
- the LOC141714081 gene encoding uncharacterized protein LOC141714081: MIGLVVSITAALWSIFYGLNMAWENEEKSMIVECDSQETVALIFNANPTFDMFELVCMIRNPVSEEWELCDLVHIASSTNIAKNALANSAISDDGGLVELSAPPSYMFPLLVADKMV